GCCGGTCCGGATAGACCTGCACCAGCACCGGCATGCGGAATTCGCGCGTCCTGGCATCGAAGTCGACGCCGATCGAGATGACTTCGCCGATGATCACGCCGCGAAAATCGACTGCCGCACCCGGCGTCAGGCCGCGCAGCGACTGATTGAAGTACAGCAGCATGGTCTGGGACGGGCCATCCTGCTCTTTCATCGCAAGGCTTTCATCGGCGGCGAGGGTGAATGAGGTGTTCTCCGGCGCGATGGGCCCCATGCTGTCGCCGGGCGCCTGAAAGGCGATGCCGCCCAGCACCACGGTCGCCAGCGATTGCGTGCGCAGCTTCACGCCGCTGGCATTGATCTCCACGTCGAAGCCGCTGGCATGCCAGAAACGGGTATTGGCGCCGACAAAGGCCTGATAAGGCGCATTCACAAAGATGCGCAGCGTGACGCCTTTTCCGTCCGGATCCAGTTCGAAGGCCGTCACTTGCCCCACCTTGATGCGGCGGAAGTAGACCGGCGAGCCGATGTCCAGCGAGCCGATGTCGCCGGCATGCAGCACATACTGCAGGCCGGATGAATCGCGCGTCACGATCGGCGGCGTCTCCAGCCCGGTGAAGGTCTTGCCCGACTCCTTTGCATTGCCGGCATCCGCGCCGATGTAGGCCCCCGACAGCAGCGTGCTCAATCCCGAAATGCCCGATGCTTCCATGCGCGGTCGCACAACCCAGAAGCGGGTGTCGGCAGCGGTGAACTTCTCCGCCTCCTTCTGCAACTGCACGGTGACCAGCACATGTGAGAGGTCCCTGGCCAGCGCAATGGTCTGCACGGTGCCGATGTCGACATCCTTGTACTTCACCTTGGTCTTGCCGGCTTCCAGTCCTTCCGCGCTGCGCAGAGTGATCGTGATGACCGGCCCGCGCTCGCTCAGGACCTTGACCACCAGCGCGATGCCCACCAGCGCGGCGACGAGCGGGATCAGCCAGATCAGCGAAGGCAGCCAGTTGCGCTGCCTGGCCACCTGCGGCGTCGGCAAGTCGGGAATCGGGGCGTCGGGTTTGACTTCATCCATGGTGTTCCTTCGTTTTTGTATTTGGAAGCGCCGGCTCGCGCTCATCCCATGTCAGGCGCGGATCGAAACTGAGCGAGGCCAGCATGGTCAGCACCACGACCCCGCCGAATGCGGCGATGCCCCATCCGGCAGTGATTTCGGCCAATCCGTGAATGCGCACCAGGCCTGCGAGCAGGGCGATCACGAAAATGTCGAGCATGGACCAGCGCCCGATCGTTTCGATGATGCGATAGAGCCGGGCGCGTTCGAGGCGGCGCCAGTTGCTGCGTCGCTGTGCCGTTGCCGTGATCAGGATCAGCGTGGCCAGCTTGAACAGCGGCACCAGGAAGCTGGCGATGAACACGATCGCGGCCAGTCCGAATGAACCGCTCACCCAGAAGTAAATGACGCCGCTGAGAATCGTGTCGTGCTGCGTGCCGAGCAAGGTCCGGGTGATCATCACCGGCAAGAGGTTGGCCGGGATGTACAGGATGCAGGCGGTGATCAGCAGGGCCCACGTCCGGTGCAGGCTGGCGGGTTTGCGCAGATGCAGGCGCGTGCCGCAGCGTTCGCAGGCGTCGTTCGCGACTGCGCCTTGCCAGAGCGTGCCGCAGTTGTGGCAGGACATCATGCCCAGCCGTGCCGCTGTCAGTGGGTGGTTCATCGCTGCGGCCCCGGTTGGGGCGCAAACGCCATTTTCCAGAAGAAGCGCGGACTGAACGACAAGAGCACGGTCAGCAGTATTGTCAGCGCGATGAAAGCCCACAAGGCGACGCCCGGCAAGACATTGGTCATGTTCGACAGCTTGACGATGGCGACCAGCACGCCGAGCAGAAAGACTTCGATCATGCCCCAGGGGCGCACACCCTGGATGGCACGCACCAGAATGTTGAAACCGGCGGGGCGGCGCGCTTGCCGTCGAGGCAGAAAGATATGCAAGAGAATGAGCAGATATAGCAAGGGAAAAAAGATGGTGGTCGCCAGCACCAGCAAGGCAATCGGCGACATGCCTTCGCTGGCAAGCGCCGCTACCGCGCCGATCAGCGTCGTCTCGCTGTGCATGCCACGCATTTCGATTCGCACGATGGGGAAGAGATTGGCAATGGCGAACAGGATCAGGCAGGCGATCGTCAATGGCAACATGCGTCCGGTCCGGCGTCCGGGGTGGCGATCCAGTTCGGTTCCGCAGCGAGCGCAGCGCGCGATCTCGCCGCTCGCCAATGGATGGCGTCGATAGATGGCGTCGCAGCCCTCGCAAGCGATGGCGTCAGCAACGGCGCGCATCGTGGTTTGAATGGGAGGTGCGCCGACGCGCGTTGGCGCCGACAGGAGAGTGGAGCCGAGTTGGGGTCGCGCTTTTTTGCTTGTCGGTATGAGGCGTTCCCTGCATGTTTGATTCAGATCAGTGTTTAGCTCAGTGCTTGATTCTTAACTCAGGCGAATGCGGGGCCGGACCAGTCCGTTGATCCGTTCCGCCAGCCACATCGCGCCCGCCCGCACCATGCCGTGCAGGCCGATCTGGTGCCGCCGGTACAGATAAGTGTGGCTCAGTTGCGCGAAATGCCCGCGTATGAAACCGCCCTTGAAGAAACCGAACTTGCCGAGCGTGCCGAAAGCGTTGTATTGACTGAGGGATACCAGTGAGCCGAGGTCCTTGAACACGAAATCCGGCAAGGTGCCTCCTTCCAGCCAGCTCTCCAGGTGACGCGCGAGGTGGTCGGCTTGCTGGTTGGCGACCTGGGCGGTGGGCGGCAAGGGACGTGCGCCTTCCTCCGGCGTCAGGCTGGCGCAATCGCCGAGCACGAAGATGTGCGGATCGGTCAGGGTTTGCATGGTCGGTTTGACCAGAACCTGATTGCTCCGGTTCACCTCCAGTCCGTCGAGCCTCGTCAGAAAATCGGCTGCCTTCACGCCTGCGGCCCAGACCATCAGGTCGGCCGCGACCAGGCTGCCGTCGGCGAGGCGGAAGCCCTCCGCTTCGGCGCCGACCACGCGCGTATCCGCGTGCAGCGCGACGCCGATCTTCCTCAGTTGCGCGGCGCTGTGCGTCGAGACTTCCTCTGGAAATGCCGCCAGGATTCGCGACCCGCTTTCCAGCAAGGTCAGGTGCAGGCGATCGCGTATGTTTGCATCGCCATAGCTGGCCGCGAGTTCCAGCAGCCGACTCAGCTCGGCCGACAGCTCCACGCCCGTGGCGCCGCCACCGACAATGGCGACGCGCAAAATTTCATCGTTCACCACGCTGCGCAGGATGCGGCCGCGCAGTGTCAGGTTGAAGGCTTCGGCCTGCGCCTGGCTGTCGATGAAATGACAGTGCGCGGTGACGCCGGGCACGCCGAAATCGTTGGCGCGGCTGCCGATGGCAAGGATCAACACGTCATACCCGAGCGTGCGCTGGCCGACGATCACTTCGCCGTCCGGCATCTCCAGCGGTGCCAGCGTGACTTCGCGAACACTGCGATCCAGCCCGCACATCTCGCCCGGCTGATAGGTGAAATGATGCTCGCTGGCATGGGCAATGTAGCTGACTTGCTGTTGCTGGACATCCCATGTGCCGGCGGCAATCGTATGCAGCATCGGCTTCCAGATATGTGTCGGGCTGCGGTCGGCCAGCGTGATTTCTGCCTTGCCGATCCGACCCAGCTGGTCGCCCAGTTTGGTCGCCAGGTTCAGGCCGGCAACCCCGCCGCCGACAATGAGGATTTTTCGAATAGGGTTCATGAAATGATCCTGTAATGCAGCCTGCATGGCTTGATGTGCGCTATTATACTCGTAATTCATCACGTGATGAATATGCCCGATCACTAACCGCTCCCTTTACTCTCTCTACTCGTCCAATGAAACCGTCATCCCCCGCCCGACGCACTGTGGTCACTGCCCCGGATGCGCATGCCGAACCTGAGAACACGACGGCGCCGGATGGTGCAATGGCGCCCACGCGCCGCGCCAAGGGGCGCCCGCGCGGCCCCGATCTGGCTGCCGCTGCCGTATTGCTGAACCATGCCCGGTCGGCGTTCGCGCGCCTTGGATTCGACGCCGCGAGTGCGCGCGCCATTGCCAAGACAGCAGGCGTCGACCCGGCACTGGTCGCCCATTACTACGGTTCCAAGGAGGCGCTGTGGCTGGCTGTCGTCGATCAACTCGCCAACCAGGTCAGCGCGATGGCGTCGTCCTTGACGCTATTGCGCAGCCGTACCGATCTGGATGCGCGGACGCGTGTGATGCACGCTCTGCAACTGCTGGTTCGGGAAAGCTGTCAGGAACCGGAGTGGGGCATGTTCTTTTCCAGAGCGGCAACCGAGCAGGGTGAGCGTCTCGAAGTGTTGATGCAGCGGTTGGTGCGTCCGTACCATGATGCGTTTTTGCCGCTGCTGACCGATGCGATAGAGTGCGGCGCAATCGCGCGCCAAGACCCGGAAATCCTGTACGCGCTTCTTGCCAACGCGGTGGTGATGACAATTTCCTATCGTCATGTCCTGAAGGATTTTTCGACGCTGTCGGAGGAGCCGGAGTTGTTTGAGGCGGCGATCCTGCACAGTGTTCTCTGCATGCTGGGGCCGGACGCCGGCGCGTTGCCACGCTGAGGATTCAGACCCCTTCGGAAGGGGGGCCATATGGTCGTGTCATTCGGACGTGTCATTCCCCGGCCGGGAAGTGTGCACGTCCATCCCTTTGCCATTCCCATTTCCCTCCCGCGATACCTTGTTTTAACAAGGATTAAATTCCGCAAAGCGATTACATGCTTTTGCGCAAGGTTCACGTCGCATTTTTCTCCTACCTTTTAACTACGTCATCGCCGCTTGAACCGGCGCAACGTGACGGAATAGAGACATCGGTCGACCCCGCAAGACATTGAGGGTGACCTGTTTTATCGCGAGAAGGACGCAGTGGTGCGCCTCGACAGAGGATGTGACAAACGGTTGCACATTGCAGAACTTATATCTTGTTTCCGGTTGATACGTGTCAAAAACGCTCAAGGCCAGCTTACGTAAAGTTGAAGAGAAGATAATTTTTTGCAATGTCATCAGGCAACGCATGTGCGAGCCATGAGCGAGCCGTCTGCCGCAGAGCGCGCATTGCATCGTTCTTTTTACGAAGTCCGGCAGGCGATTGAAACCGGGCTTGTTCAATCAGTGCACATGCCATCGATCGCGCTGGCAGTCTTGCACTCATCACGTGGGGTAATCGTATGCGGTTCTCGTCCAAAGCATTGCTTTATAAATGGAGTGCGCTTGTTGTCGTGCCGTGGCTTGCCGCTTGCGCGTCCACCGCACCCGGCATGCAGTTCAACAATTCCGGCACCAACTCCTCATCGCAGCAGTCCGGCGCGAACGCGGACATGGGCAATGCGGTCCTCAAGCAGATCACGCCGCAGCTGGTGAAGGTGGAGCGCGAAGTGCGCGAGAAGCAGGTCAGCCAGGATATCAGCAGCCTGCTCGGCAAGGCGTCGGCATACAAGATCGACAACGGCGATGTGCTGTCGATCGTCGTCTGGGATCATCCCGAATTGAGCAATAGCGCGACCATCGCCGCAGGTGGCTATGCGGGCACCGGTGCGGATGCATCGGTGGCTGCGGCGACCTCCGGCCGGTTTCATCGTCGACAACGACGGCATGATCCAGTTTCCCTATGCCGGCACGATCAAGGTCGCGGGGCTGACGCAGGACCAGGCGCGCAATCTGCTCGCCACCAAACTGGCCCGCTACCTCAAGCAGCCGAAGGTGACCTTGCGCGTACAGTCGTTCCGCAGCAAGCGCGTCTATGTCGATGGCGAAGTCAAGACGCCTGGCTTGCAGGCGATCAATGACATCACGATGACGCTGGTCGAGGCGATCAATCGCGCCGGCGGCGTGCTACCGGCGGGCGATCAAAGCCAGATCGTCGTCAATCGCGCCGGTACCAATTACCTGATCAATCTGCCGCAACTCGTGCAGCGCGGCGTCAACCCCGCCAACATCCTGCTCGCCGACGGTGACGTGGTGCGTGTGAGGTCGCGCGACGAAAGCAAGGTGTTCGTGTCCGGCGAAGTGGTCGCGCCGCGCGCGCTGCCGATGTACAACGGACGGCTGTCGCTCAACGAGGCGCTGGGCGAGGCGGGCGGCGTCAATCCCTTGAGCGGCGACGGCAGCCAGATCTACGTCGTGCGCAAGAGCGGGACCGACCAGGTCGTCTATCAGCTCGACGGCAGCAAGCCGGGTGCGCTGGCGATGGCGGAAGGGTTCGAACTGCATCCCAAGGACGTCGTCTACGTTGCAGCGACGCCGCTGGCGAACTGGCACCGCACCATCAGCATGATCCTGCCGGGCGCATTGTCGTCGGCGGTCGGTGCGGTCTCTCCGATCACGACGCCGGCACGCTGATGAGGTCGCGTCCGGCAATCGGTGTCAACAATTGCAAGATGAGGTACGTCGCATTGAAGCGCGTTCAGGCTGGTCTTTTTGCCTGCGGATGCCGCGCTGATGAGTTTGAAGACCGTTTCATGTAAGTAATAACCACGGGCAGACAATCCATGATGAATCAATCCATACCCCAGTTAACCGGCCCCGCGTCCTACCGGCAGGATGAAGGAGAGATCGAGATGGCAACCTATCTCGACATCCTTTGGGAAAGCCGCTGGCTGATCGCCGGCATTGCATTCGTGATCACGCTGATCGGCGCGGCCTATGCATTCCTGGCAAGGCCGGTGTACGAGGCGAATCTGGTGATCCATGTCGAGGAAGAAGGCCAGAAGGAGTCCAAGAACATCATCGGCGACGTGAACTCGATGTTCAACGTCAAGACGATGGCCATGTCCGAAATGGAGCTGCTGCGCTCGCGCATGGTGGTGTCGCGCGCGGTCGATAACCTGCGGCTGTATATCAATGCGCAGCCGAAGTACTTTCCGGTGATCGGTTCATGGGTCGCGGACCACAACAATCAGTTGTCGGTTCCCGGCTTGCTGGGCTATGGCGGTTACGTGTGGGGCTCGGAGAAAATCGATGTGGCGGTGTTCAATGTGCCCGAAGCATTGCAGAACCGCGAGTTCGTGCTGACGGCGGAGGGCAACGGCCAGTTCCGCATGAGCCAGAAGGAAAGCGATCTCGAACTCAAGGGCGCGATCGGTGCGCCGCTGACGTTCGAAACGCCGCAGGGCAATATCGAACTGCGCATCGATCAATTGCAAGCGAAGGCCGGCGCGCAATTTCTGCTGACACGCACGTCCCGCCTCGGCACGATCGAGAGCATCCAGAAATCAATGACGGTTTCCGAACTGGGAGGCAAGCAGTCCGGCGTGATCGGCGTCACGATGCAAGGATCCAACCCGAAGCAGATCCACAGCGTCCTCGCGGAAATCTCGAAGGAATACATGCGGCAGAACGCTTCGCGCAAGACCGAGGAAGCCGAGAAATCGCTCGCCTATCTGAACAAGCAGCT
The Noviherbaspirillum cavernae DNA segment above includes these coding regions:
- a CDS encoding paraquat-inducible protein A, producing MNHPLTAARLGMMSCHNCGTLWQGAVANDACERCGTRLHLRKPASLHRTWALLITACILYIPANLLPVMITRTLLGTQHDTILSGVIYFWVSGSFGLAAIVFIASFLVPLFKLATLILITATAQRRSNWRRLERARLYRIIETIGRWSMLDIFVIALLAGLVRIHGLAEITAGWGIAAFGGVVVLTMLASLSFDPRLTWDEREPALPNTKTKEHHG
- a CDS encoding SLBB domain-containing protein, with protein sequence MIQFPYAGTIKVAGLTQDQARNLLATKLARYLKQPKVTLRVQSFRSKRVYVDGEVKTPGLQAINDITMTLVEAINRAGGVLPAGDQSQIVVNRAGTNYLINLPQLVQRGVNPANILLADGDVVRVRSRDESKVFVSGEVVAPRALPMYNGRLSLNEALGEAGGVNPLSGDGSQIYVVRKSGTDQVVYQLDGSKPGALAMAEGFELHPKDVVYVAATPLANWHRTISMILPGALSSAVGAVSPITTPAR
- a CDS encoding TetR/AcrR family transcriptional regulator — encoded protein: MAPTRRAKGRPRGPDLAAAAVLLNHARSAFARLGFDAASARAIAKTAGVDPALVAHYYGSKEALWLAVVDQLANQVSAMASSLTLLRSRTDLDARTRVMHALQLLVRESCQEPEWGMFFSRAATEQGERLEVLMQRLVRPYHDAFLPLLTDAIECGAIARQDPEILYALLANAVVMTISYRHVLKDFSTLSEEPELFEAAILHSVLCMLGPDAGALPR
- a CDS encoding paraquat-inducible protein A, producing the protein MRAVADAIACEGCDAIYRRHPLASGEIARCARCGTELDRHPGRRTGRMLPLTIACLILFAIANLFPIVRIEMRGMHSETTLIGAVAALASEGMSPIALLVLATTIFFPLLYLLILLHIFLPRRQARRPAGFNILVRAIQGVRPWGMIEVFLLGVLVAIVKLSNMTNVLPGVALWAFIALTILLTVLLSFSPRFFWKMAFAPQPGPQR
- a CDS encoding intermembrane transport protein PqiB; this encodes MDEVKPDAPIPDLPTPQVARQRNWLPSLIWLIPLVAALVGIALVVKVLSERGPVITITLRSAEGLEAGKTKVKYKDVDIGTVQTIALARDLSHVLVTVQLQKEAEKFTAADTRFWVVRPRMEASGISGLSTLLSGAYIGADAGNAKESGKTFTGLETPPIVTRDSSGLQYVLHAGDIGSLDIGSPVYFRRIKVGQVTAFELDPDGKGVTLRIFVNAPYQAFVGANTRFWHASGFDVEINASGVKLRTQSLATVVLGGIAFQAPGDSMGPIAPENTSFTLAADESLAMKEQDGPSQTMLLYFNQSLRGLTPGAAVDFRGVIIGEVISIGVDFDARTREFRMPVLVQVYPDRLRRRYLNAEQQPRYTQQQYLQFMVQRGLRAQLRTGNLLTGQLYVAFDFFPASPQMHIDTTKTPLELPTVPNSLDEIQTQLSDLASKLNKVPFDKIGADLQKTLGSLNRTLINAETLTKSLNNDVAPEMTAAMKDVRKTLNAAERTLSDEAPLQQDLRETLKELTRSAASLRILTDYLERHPESLIRGKAKDKQ
- a CDS encoding NAD(P)/FAD-dependent oxidoreductase, which gives rise to MNPIRKILIVGGGVAGLNLATKLGDQLGRIGKAEITLADRSPTHIWKPMLHTIAAGTWDVQQQQVSYIAHASEHHFTYQPGEMCGLDRSVREVTLAPLEMPDGEVIVGQRTLGYDVLILAIGSRANDFGVPGVTAHCHFIDSQAQAEAFNLTLRGRILRSVVNDEILRVAIVGGGATGVELSAELSRLLELAASYGDANIRDRLHLTLLESGSRILAAFPEEVSTHSAAQLRKIGVALHADTRVVGAEAEGFRLADGSLVAADLMVWAAGVKAADFLTRLDGLEVNRSNQVLVKPTMQTLTDPHIFVLGDCASLTPEEGARPLPPTAQVANQQADHLARHLESWLEGGTLPDFVFKDLGSLVSLSQYNAFGTLGKFGFFKGGFIRGHFAQLSHTYLYRRHQIGLHGMVRAGAMWLAERINGLVRPRIRLS